The proteins below come from a single Gossypium raimondii isolate GPD5lz chromosome 2, ASM2569854v1, whole genome shotgun sequence genomic window:
- the LOC105789041 gene encoding uncharacterized protein LOC105789041 — MGNSIRCCLACVLPCGALDLIRIVHLNGHIEEITRTVTAGEILQANPNHVLTKPTSRGHILIISPHSQLQRGGIYFLIPECSLPAENRNNSVRCKRSFKMSKKRNNNNDDALDSGHRCLAIDDVLEMKRCRRRGRRKGGGGVWRPHLTSISED; from the coding sequence ATGGGGAATAGTATACGGTGTTGCTTGGCGTGTGTTCTTCCTTGCGGAGCTCTAGACCTCATCCGTATAGTCCATTTAAACGGCCACATTGAAGAAATCACACGTACGGTCACCGCCGGTGAGATCCTCCAGGCCAACCCTAATCACGTCTTAACCAAACCCACCTCTCGAGGTCATATTTTGATTATCTCCCCTCACTCCCAGCTCCAAAGAGGCGGCATTTACTTTTTGATCCCCGAATGTTCCTTACCGGCCGAGAATAGAAACAACAGTGTCCGCTGTAAAAGGTCTTTCAAGATGAGCAAAAAACGCAACAACAATAATGATGATGCTTTAGATTCCGGTCATCGATGCTTAGCAATTGACGATGTTTTAGAAATGAAACGCTGCCGCCGTAGAGGTCGTCGGAAAGGTGGTGGAGGAGTATGGCGGCCTCATCTCACAAGCATCTCCGAGGACTAA
- the LOC105789043 gene encoding WRKY transcription factor WRKY24 produces MASSYDTSANSLPQNAFGFSTHPFMTTSFSDLLASGTTDDDNSSSAVNHGKRGGGLSLSDRIAERTGSGVPKFKSLPPPSLPISPPPVSPSSYFAIPAGLSPAELLDSPVLLNSSNILPSPTTGTFPAQAFNWKPSSGNNQQNVKRVDKSYTDFSFQTFQSSTNTNQTAQQEAWSFKESVKEADFSSGKNMVKSEYNQMQSFSPEIANIQSCQSDYTNYQHQQSQSLRGNRKSDDGYNWRKYGQKQVKGSENPRSYYKCTYPNCPTKKKVERSLDGQITEIVYKGSHNHPKPQSTRRSSSSSSSSIAIQASSAATSEIPDHSFISHGSGHMDSAATPENSSISVGDDDFDRGSQKSKSGGDEFDEDEPDAKRWRGEGETEGISAPGSRTVREPRVVVQTTSDIDILDDGYRWRKYGQKVVKGNPNPRSYYKCTHPGCPVRKHVERASHDLKAVITTYEGKHNHDVPAARGSGGHSVNRPLPDNNNNNGAMAIRPSPLNNPMSNNQALRGLRQSTTEGESPFMLEMFQGNGNLGFSGFGNSGGSIMNQQHDVHNMFSRTKEEPRDEAFIESLLY; encoded by the exons aTGGCTTCTTCTTACGATACATCCGCCAATTCCCTCCCTCAAAACGCTTTTGGTTTCTCCACCCATCCCTTCATGACCACATCTTTCTCCGATCTTCTCGCTTCCGGCACCACCGACGACGATAACTCTTCTTCTGCCGTTAACCATGGTAAACGCGGTGGTGGGTTGTCGTTGTCCGATCGGATTGCGGAGAGGACTGGTTCTGGTGTCCCTAAGTTTAAGTCGCTTCCTCCGCCTTCACTGCCTATATCTCCTCCTCCGGTCTCTCCTTCTTCGTACTTTGCTATCCCCGCCGGTCTCAGCCCCGCCGAGCTCTTGGACTCTCCTGTTCTGTTGAACTCTTCTAAC ATTCTGCCATCTCCTACAACTGGAACATTTCCAGCTCAAGCTTTCAATTGGAAACCCAGTTCTGGTAATAACCAGCAAAACGTCAAACGAGTAGACAAAAGCTACACTGATTTCTCTTTCCAAACCTTTCAATCATCAACCAACACAAATCAAACT GCGCAACAAGAAGCATGGAGCTTCAAAGAGTCTGTAAAGGAAGCTGATTTTTCCTCAGGGAAGAACATGGTGAAATCGGAATACAACCAGATGCAGAGCTTTTCCCCTGAGATAGCCAACATCCAAAGCTGCCAATCGGATTACACCAATTACCAGCATCAACAATCTCAGTCTTTAAGAGGGAATCGAAAATCCGACGATGGATACAATTGGAGGAAATATGGACAAAAGCAAGTGAAAGGCAGTGAAAACCCCAGAAGTTACTACAAGTGCACGTACCCAAACTGCCCAACAAAGAAGAAAGTTGAGAGATCCTTAGACGGGCAGATAACTGAGATAGTTTACAAGGGCAGCCATAACCATCCTAAGCCTCAATCCACTAGGagatcatcatcttcttcttcctcttccatTGCTATTCAGGCTTCCAGTGCTGCCACCTCTGAGATCCCCGATCATTCGTTTATAAGCCATGGCAGTGGCCACATGGACTCAGCTGCAACACCGGAAAACTCCTCTATATCAGTTGGGGATGATGATTTCGATCGTGGTTCCCAAAAGAGTAAATCAGGGGGAGATGAGTTTGATGAAGACGAGCCCGACGCCAAAAGATG GAGGGGAGAAGGTGAAACTGAAGGAATTTCAGCACCTGGGAGTAGAACCGTGAGGGAACCAAGAGTTGTTGTTCAAACAACCAGTGACATTGATATTTTGGATGATGGGTATAGATGGAGAAAATATGGGCAAAAAGTGGTCAAAGGGAACCCAAACCCAAG GAGCTACTATAAGTGTACACATCCGGGATGTCCGGTGAGAAAGCACGTCGAAAGAGCATCCCACGATCTTAAGGCGGTGATCACAACCTACGAAGGGAAGCACAACCATGACGTCCCAGCAGCTCGCGGCAGTGGCGGCCATTCCGTCAACAGACCTTTACCCgacaacaacaataacaatgGGGCAATGGCAATAAGGCCATCTCCACTTAACAATCCCATGAGCAACAACCAAGCTCTTCGGGGTTTGAGGCAATCGACAACCGAAGGCGAATCCCCCTTCATGCTAGAAATGTTTCAAGGCAACGGAAACTTGGGATTCTCGGGTTTCGGGAACTCGGGAGGGTCAATTATGAATCAACAACATGATGTACACAACATGTTTTCAAGAACCAAGGAAGAACCAAGAGATGAAGCCTTCATTGAGTCCTtgctatattga
- the LOC105789044 gene encoding F-box/LRR-repeat protein 3 isoform X2: protein MKTQSKRRPQPLSPDSSPNPFDILTEEIVCKILDHLHNDPFATKAFSLTCKAFYFIESRHRRILKPLRPELLPRIFHRYPFVSHLDLSMCPRVDDNTLNVISSTWKATLQSINLSRSRFFTNAGLSSLFVNCSGLVEVDLCNATQLTDLAASAIAEAKNLERLSLARCKSITDMGIGCIAVGCRKLRSLCLKWCLRVGDLGVELIALKCKQIRSLDLSYLPITEKSLNSVLQLQHLEDLVLEGCHGIDDDGLSTLDQSCKSLKMLNLSNCQNVTHTGLSSLINGTEQLQQIILAYGSSVTSDLVKCLNAYSKLQSIKLDGCTVTWSGIKAMASLNAPVKELSLSKCLGLTDDGLSFLVQSHKDLRKLDITCCRKITYTSIDIITNSCTSLTSLRMESCSLVPKEAFVLIGARCSFLEELDATDNEIDDEGLKSISRCSKLSILKLGICSNISDEGLAKVGSSCSMLKEVDLYRSVAISDEGIAAIGEGCPALEMINIAYNDKITDNSLISLSKCRLLKALEIRGCLGVSSIGLSAIAVGCKQLTVLDIKKCFNINDNGMLPLAQFSQNLKQINLSYCSVTDVGLVALASISRLQNMTILHLAGLTPNGLAAALLACRALTKVKLHASFRPLLPQSILGYMEAHGCVFHWRDKAFQKEMDPKGWKLHFGRSSSEVP from the exons ATGAAAACCCAGAGCAAAAGACGACCCCAACCACTTTCACCTGATTCTTCACCCAATCCCTTTGATATATTAACAGAAGAGATTGTATGCAAAATCCTTGACCACCTCCACAACGACCCTTTTGCCACAAAAGCCTTCTCCCTCACATGCAAGGCCTTTTACTTCATAGAGTCTCGACACCGGAGGATTCTCAAGCCTCTACGCCCCGAGCTCCTCCCCAGGATTTTTCATCGATACCCTTTTGTTTCCCATCTCGATCTCTCCATGTGTCCGCGAGTTGACGACAACACGCTGAACGTCATATCCTCTACCTGGAAAGCTACTTTGCAATCTATTAATCTGTCAAGATCAAGGTTTTTCACGAATGCCGGGTTATCGAGCTTGTTCGTTAATTGTTCGGGCCTGGTTGAGGTTGATTTGTGCAACGCCACGCAGTTGACTGACTTGGCCGCATCAGCAATTGCAGAGGCGAAGAATTTGGAGAGGTTGAGCTTGGCGAGGTGCAAGTCGATAACTGATATGGGGATCGGCTGTATAGCTGTTGGGTGTAGAAAGTTGAGGTCCCTTTGCTTGAAATGGTGCTTGCGTGTTGGTGATTTGGGTGTGGAATTGATTGCTCTCAAGTGTAAACAGATTAGGAGCTTGGATCTCTCCTATTTACCA ATCACAGAGAAGAGCCTCAACTCTGTTCTTCAACTCCAACATCTTGAAGATCTGGTTTTAGAGGGATGCCATGGCATTGATGATGACGGCCTTTCAACACTTGATCAAAGTTGCAAGTCACTAAAG ATGCTTAATTTGTCAAACTGTCAAAATGTTACTCACACGGGCTTGTCATCTCTGATAAATGGTACTGAACAACTACAGCAGATCATATTGGCATATGGCTCTTCA GTTACCTCTGATCTGGTCAAATGCTTGAATGCTTATTCAAAGCTGcaatcaattaaattagatGGTTGTACTGTTACTTGGTCTGGGATCAAAGCCATGGCAAGTTTGAATGCCCCAGTCAAGGAACTGAGCCTCAGTAAATGCTTAGGACTGACAGATGATGGACTCTCTTTCCTTGTCCAGTCACACAAAGATCTGAGGAAACTGGACATCACCTGCTGTCGTAAAATAACTTATACCTCTATAGACATCATAACAAATTCATGCACCTCCCTTACTTCTCTCAGGATGGAATCTTGTAGCTTGGTTCCAAAGGAAGCCTTCGTTTTGATTGGAGCACGTTGCTCGTTTTTGGAAGAGCTGGATGCCACAGATAATGAAATCGATGACGAAG GCTTGAAGTCCATCTCGAGATGTTCAAAACTATCTATTTTGAAGTTAGGGATATGCTCTAACATATCGGATGAAGGCCTTGCAAAAGTTGGAAGTTCTTGCTCAATGCTCAAGGAGGTTGATTTGTACAG GTCCGTGGCAATAAGTGATGAGGGCATTGCTGCCATTGGTGAAGGTTGTCCTGCACTTGAGATGATCAATATAgcttataatgataaaattacagaTAATTCATTAATATCATTGTCAAAATGTCGGTTGTTAAAAGCACTTGAGATTCGTGGATGCCTTGGTGTCTCATCAATTGGTCTATCAGCCATTGCTGTGGGATGTAAGCAACTTACAGTGCTTGACATAAAGAAGTGCTTCAATATTAATGATAATGGAATGCTTCCACTTGCTCAATTTTCCCAAAATCTGAAGCAG ATAAACTTGTCATATTGTTCGGTTACAGATGTTGGGCTTGTAGCACTAGCTAGCATCAGTCGCCTACAGAACATGACAATCTTGCATTTGGCTGGTTTGACTCCAAATGGCCTGGCAGCAGCTCTGTTGGCATGTCGAGCATTAACAAAAGTGAAACTCCATGCATCCTTTAGACCATTACTTCCTCAATCCATCCTTGGATACATGGAAGCCCATGGGTGTGTCTTTCACTGGAGGGACAAAGCATTTCAG AAGGAAATGGATCCCAAGGGATGGAAGCTGCACTTTGGAAGGAGCAGCAGTGAAGTTCCATAG
- the LOC105789044 gene encoding F-box/LRR-repeat protein 3 isoform X1, with translation MKTQSKRRPQPLSPDSSPNPFDILTEEIVCKILDHLHNDPFATKAFSLTCKAFYFIESRHRRILKPLRPELLPRIFHRYPFVSHLDLSMCPRVDDNTLNVISSTWKATLQSINLSRSRFFTNAGLSSLFVNCSGLVEVDLCNATQLTDLAASAIAEAKNLERLSLARCKSITDMGIGCIAVGCRKLRSLCLKWCLRVGDLGVELIALKCKQIRSLDLSYLPITEKSLNSVLQLQHLEDLVLEGCHGIDDDGLSTLDQSCKSLKMLNLSNCQNVTHTGLSSLINGTEQLQQIILAYGSSVSPKLPKVTSDLVKCLNAYSKLQSIKLDGCTVTWSGIKAMASLNAPVKELSLSKCLGLTDDGLSFLVQSHKDLRKLDITCCRKITYTSIDIITNSCTSLTSLRMESCSLVPKEAFVLIGARCSFLEELDATDNEIDDEGLKSISRCSKLSILKLGICSNISDEGLAKVGSSCSMLKEVDLYRSVAISDEGIAAIGEGCPALEMINIAYNDKITDNSLISLSKCRLLKALEIRGCLGVSSIGLSAIAVGCKQLTVLDIKKCFNINDNGMLPLAQFSQNLKQINLSYCSVTDVGLVALASISRLQNMTILHLAGLTPNGLAAALLACRALTKVKLHASFRPLLPQSILGYMEAHGCVFHWRDKAFQKEMDPKGWKLHFGRSSSEVP, from the exons ATGAAAACCCAGAGCAAAAGACGACCCCAACCACTTTCACCTGATTCTTCACCCAATCCCTTTGATATATTAACAGAAGAGATTGTATGCAAAATCCTTGACCACCTCCACAACGACCCTTTTGCCACAAAAGCCTTCTCCCTCACATGCAAGGCCTTTTACTTCATAGAGTCTCGACACCGGAGGATTCTCAAGCCTCTACGCCCCGAGCTCCTCCCCAGGATTTTTCATCGATACCCTTTTGTTTCCCATCTCGATCTCTCCATGTGTCCGCGAGTTGACGACAACACGCTGAACGTCATATCCTCTACCTGGAAAGCTACTTTGCAATCTATTAATCTGTCAAGATCAAGGTTTTTCACGAATGCCGGGTTATCGAGCTTGTTCGTTAATTGTTCGGGCCTGGTTGAGGTTGATTTGTGCAACGCCACGCAGTTGACTGACTTGGCCGCATCAGCAATTGCAGAGGCGAAGAATTTGGAGAGGTTGAGCTTGGCGAGGTGCAAGTCGATAACTGATATGGGGATCGGCTGTATAGCTGTTGGGTGTAGAAAGTTGAGGTCCCTTTGCTTGAAATGGTGCTTGCGTGTTGGTGATTTGGGTGTGGAATTGATTGCTCTCAAGTGTAAACAGATTAGGAGCTTGGATCTCTCCTATTTACCA ATCACAGAGAAGAGCCTCAACTCTGTTCTTCAACTCCAACATCTTGAAGATCTGGTTTTAGAGGGATGCCATGGCATTGATGATGACGGCCTTTCAACACTTGATCAAAGTTGCAAGTCACTAAAG ATGCTTAATTTGTCAAACTGTCAAAATGTTACTCACACGGGCTTGTCATCTCTGATAAATGGTACTGAACAACTACAGCAGATCATATTGGCATATGGCTCTTCAGTAAGTCCAAAACTCCCTAAG GTTACCTCTGATCTGGTCAAATGCTTGAATGCTTATTCAAAGCTGcaatcaattaaattagatGGTTGTACTGTTACTTGGTCTGGGATCAAAGCCATGGCAAGTTTGAATGCCCCAGTCAAGGAACTGAGCCTCAGTAAATGCTTAGGACTGACAGATGATGGACTCTCTTTCCTTGTCCAGTCACACAAAGATCTGAGGAAACTGGACATCACCTGCTGTCGTAAAATAACTTATACCTCTATAGACATCATAACAAATTCATGCACCTCCCTTACTTCTCTCAGGATGGAATCTTGTAGCTTGGTTCCAAAGGAAGCCTTCGTTTTGATTGGAGCACGTTGCTCGTTTTTGGAAGAGCTGGATGCCACAGATAATGAAATCGATGACGAAG GCTTGAAGTCCATCTCGAGATGTTCAAAACTATCTATTTTGAAGTTAGGGATATGCTCTAACATATCGGATGAAGGCCTTGCAAAAGTTGGAAGTTCTTGCTCAATGCTCAAGGAGGTTGATTTGTACAG GTCCGTGGCAATAAGTGATGAGGGCATTGCTGCCATTGGTGAAGGTTGTCCTGCACTTGAGATGATCAATATAgcttataatgataaaattacagaTAATTCATTAATATCATTGTCAAAATGTCGGTTGTTAAAAGCACTTGAGATTCGTGGATGCCTTGGTGTCTCATCAATTGGTCTATCAGCCATTGCTGTGGGATGTAAGCAACTTACAGTGCTTGACATAAAGAAGTGCTTCAATATTAATGATAATGGAATGCTTCCACTTGCTCAATTTTCCCAAAATCTGAAGCAG ATAAACTTGTCATATTGTTCGGTTACAGATGTTGGGCTTGTAGCACTAGCTAGCATCAGTCGCCTACAGAACATGACAATCTTGCATTTGGCTGGTTTGACTCCAAATGGCCTGGCAGCAGCTCTGTTGGCATGTCGAGCATTAACAAAAGTGAAACTCCATGCATCCTTTAGACCATTACTTCCTCAATCCATCCTTGGATACATGGAAGCCCATGGGTGTGTCTTTCACTGGAGGGACAAAGCATTTCAG AAGGAAATGGATCCCAAGGGATGGAAGCTGCACTTTGGAAGGAGCAGCAGTGAAGTTCCATAG
- the LOC105789044 gene encoding F-box/LRR-repeat protein 3 isoform X3 gives MKTQSKRRPQPLSPDSSPNPFDILTEEIVCKILDHLHNDPFATKAFSLTCKAFYFIESRHRRILKPLRPELLPRIFHRYPFVSHLDLSMCPRVDDNTLNVISSTWKATLQSINLSRSRFFTNAGLSSLFVNCSGLVEVDLCNATQLTDLAASAIAEAKNLERLSLARCKSITDMGIGCIAVGCRKLRSLCLKWCLRVGDLGVELIALKCKQIRSLDLSYLPITEKSLNSVLQLQHLEDLVLEGCHGIDDDGLSTLDQSCKSLKMLNLSNCQNVTHTGLSSLINGTEQLQQIILAYGSSVSPKLPKVTSDLVKCLNAYSKLQSIKLDGCTVTWSGIKAMASLNAPVKELSLSKCLGLTDDGLSFLVQSHKDLRKLDITCCRKITYTSIDIITNSCTSLTSLRMESCSLVPKEAFVLIGARCSFLEELDATDNEIDDEGLKSISRCSKLSILKLGICSNISDEGLAKVGSSCSMLKEVDLYRSVAISDEGIAAIGEGCPALEMINIAYNDKITDNSLISLSKCRLLKALEIRGCLGVSSIGLSAIAVGCKQLTVLDIKKCFNINDNGMLPLAQFSQNLKQINLSYCSVTDVGLVALASISRLQNMTILHLAGLTPNGLAAALLACRALTKVKLHASFRPLLPQSILGYMEAHGCVFHWRDKAFQV, from the exons ATGAAAACCCAGAGCAAAAGACGACCCCAACCACTTTCACCTGATTCTTCACCCAATCCCTTTGATATATTAACAGAAGAGATTGTATGCAAAATCCTTGACCACCTCCACAACGACCCTTTTGCCACAAAAGCCTTCTCCCTCACATGCAAGGCCTTTTACTTCATAGAGTCTCGACACCGGAGGATTCTCAAGCCTCTACGCCCCGAGCTCCTCCCCAGGATTTTTCATCGATACCCTTTTGTTTCCCATCTCGATCTCTCCATGTGTCCGCGAGTTGACGACAACACGCTGAACGTCATATCCTCTACCTGGAAAGCTACTTTGCAATCTATTAATCTGTCAAGATCAAGGTTTTTCACGAATGCCGGGTTATCGAGCTTGTTCGTTAATTGTTCGGGCCTGGTTGAGGTTGATTTGTGCAACGCCACGCAGTTGACTGACTTGGCCGCATCAGCAATTGCAGAGGCGAAGAATTTGGAGAGGTTGAGCTTGGCGAGGTGCAAGTCGATAACTGATATGGGGATCGGCTGTATAGCTGTTGGGTGTAGAAAGTTGAGGTCCCTTTGCTTGAAATGGTGCTTGCGTGTTGGTGATTTGGGTGTGGAATTGATTGCTCTCAAGTGTAAACAGATTAGGAGCTTGGATCTCTCCTATTTACCA ATCACAGAGAAGAGCCTCAACTCTGTTCTTCAACTCCAACATCTTGAAGATCTGGTTTTAGAGGGATGCCATGGCATTGATGATGACGGCCTTTCAACACTTGATCAAAGTTGCAAGTCACTAAAG ATGCTTAATTTGTCAAACTGTCAAAATGTTACTCACACGGGCTTGTCATCTCTGATAAATGGTACTGAACAACTACAGCAGATCATATTGGCATATGGCTCTTCAGTAAGTCCAAAACTCCCTAAG GTTACCTCTGATCTGGTCAAATGCTTGAATGCTTATTCAAAGCTGcaatcaattaaattagatGGTTGTACTGTTACTTGGTCTGGGATCAAAGCCATGGCAAGTTTGAATGCCCCAGTCAAGGAACTGAGCCTCAGTAAATGCTTAGGACTGACAGATGATGGACTCTCTTTCCTTGTCCAGTCACACAAAGATCTGAGGAAACTGGACATCACCTGCTGTCGTAAAATAACTTATACCTCTATAGACATCATAACAAATTCATGCACCTCCCTTACTTCTCTCAGGATGGAATCTTGTAGCTTGGTTCCAAAGGAAGCCTTCGTTTTGATTGGAGCACGTTGCTCGTTTTTGGAAGAGCTGGATGCCACAGATAATGAAATCGATGACGAAG GCTTGAAGTCCATCTCGAGATGTTCAAAACTATCTATTTTGAAGTTAGGGATATGCTCTAACATATCGGATGAAGGCCTTGCAAAAGTTGGAAGTTCTTGCTCAATGCTCAAGGAGGTTGATTTGTACAG GTCCGTGGCAATAAGTGATGAGGGCATTGCTGCCATTGGTGAAGGTTGTCCTGCACTTGAGATGATCAATATAgcttataatgataaaattacagaTAATTCATTAATATCATTGTCAAAATGTCGGTTGTTAAAAGCACTTGAGATTCGTGGATGCCTTGGTGTCTCATCAATTGGTCTATCAGCCATTGCTGTGGGATGTAAGCAACTTACAGTGCTTGACATAAAGAAGTGCTTCAATATTAATGATAATGGAATGCTTCCACTTGCTCAATTTTCCCAAAATCTGAAGCAG ATAAACTTGTCATATTGTTCGGTTACAGATGTTGGGCTTGTAGCACTAGCTAGCATCAGTCGCCTACAGAACATGACAATCTTGCATTTGGCTGGTTTGACTCCAAATGGCCTGGCAGCAGCTCTGTTGGCATGTCGAGCATTAACAAAAGTGAAACTCCATGCATCCTTTAGACCATTACTTCCTCAATCCATCCTTGGATACATGGAAGCCCATGGGTGTGTCTTTCACTGGAGGGACAAAGCATTTCAG GTATGA